Proteins found in one Canis aureus isolate CA01 chromosome 19, VMU_Caureus_v.1.0, whole genome shotgun sequence genomic segment:
- the LOC144290674 gene encoding CD209 antigen-like protein C isoform X1, translating to MFGGQRTTKKYTGLLRSSRSLPGCLTQAHLPLLLLLISLGFFMLLVTTLVQVSRIRQSLQKETWDHQENPSQVDVSQKRTRSDLDEILQQLTWMNATLAGLCRPCPWKWELFQESCYFFSQTQNTWKESISACQNLRAQLVIINSTEEQKFLKSWNTRNNQRTWIGLSDHHNEGSWKWVDNTPLQLSFWKEGEPNNHGDEDCVELYSDGWNDNRCSTENFWICKKPSSPCPGP from the exons ATGTTTGGGGGCCAGAGAACAACTAAAAAGTACACGGGACTACTCAGGAGCTCAAGGAGCTTGCCAG GGTGTCTGACCCAGGCCCATCTGCCTCTGCTGCTTCTTCTGATCTCTTTGGGTTTCTTCATGCTCCTGGTGACCACCCTGGTTCAAG TCTCCAGGATTCGTCAATCCCTACAGAAAGAGACATGGGACCATCAGGAGAACCCCAGTCAAG TGGATGTTTCTCAGAAGCGGACACGATCAGACCTGGATGAGATCCTCCAGCAGCTAACCTGGATGAATGCCACCCTGG CTGGCCTGTGCCGCCCCTGTCCCTGGAAATGGGAACTCTTCCAGGAAAGCTGCTACTTCTTCTCCCAGACCCAAAACACCTGGAAAGAGTCCATCTCCGCATGTCAGAACTTGAGGGCCCAGCTGGTGATCATCAATAGCACAGAGGAGCAG aAATTTCTGAAGTCTTGGAATACGAGAAATAACCAGCGCACCTGGATTGGTCTCAGTGACCACCACAATGAGGGTTCCTGGAAATGGGTGGACAACACTCCCCTCCAACTCAG CTTCTGGAAAGAAGGGGAACCCAACAACCATGGAGACGAGGACTGTGTAGAATTGTACAGTGATGGCTGGAACGATAACAGATGTAGTACGGAAAACTTCTGGATCTGCAAGAAGCCCTCgtccccctgccctggcccctga
- the LOC144290674 gene encoding CD209 antigen-like protein C isoform X4 yields the protein MAEMCDPKEPGDPEEEMFGGQRTTKKYTGLLRSSRSLPGCLTQAHLPLLLLLISLGFFMLLVTTLVQVSRIRQSLQKETWDHQENPSQVDVSQKRTRSDLDEILQQLTWMNATLAGLCRPCPWKWELFQESCYFFSQTQNTWKESISACQNLRAQLVIINSTEEQKFLKSWNTRNNQRTWIGLSDHHNEGSWKWVDNTPLQLSFWKEGEPNNHGDEDCVELYSDGWNDNRCSTENFWICKKPSSPCPGP from the exons atggCAGAGATGTGTGACCCCAAGGAGCCGGGTGACCCTG AAGAGGAGATGTTTGGGGGCCAGAGAACAACTAAAAAGTACACGGGACTACTCAGGAGCTCAAGGAGCTTGCCAG GGTGTCTGACCCAGGCCCATCTGCCTCTGCTGCTTCTTCTGATCTCTTTGGGTTTCTTCATGCTCCTGGTGACCACCCTGGTTCAAG TCTCCAGGATTCGTCAATCCCTACAGAAAGAGACATGGGACCATCAGGAGAACCCCAGTCAAG TGGATGTTTCTCAGAAGCGGACACGATCAGACCTGGATGAGATCCTCCAGCAGCTAACCTGGATGAATGCCACCCTGG CTGGCCTGTGCCGCCCCTGTCCCTGGAAATGGGAACTCTTCCAGGAAAGCTGCTACTTCTTCTCCCAGACCCAAAACACCTGGAAAGAGTCCATCTCCGCATGTCAGAACTTGAGGGCCCAGCTGGTGATCATCAATAGCACAGAGGAGCAG aAATTTCTGAAGTCTTGGAATACGAGAAATAACCAGCGCACCTGGATTGGTCTCAGTGACCACCACAATGAGGGTTCCTGGAAATGGGTGGACAACACTCCCCTCCAACTCAG CTTCTGGAAAGAAGGGGAACCCAACAACCATGGAGACGAGGACTGTGTAGAATTGTACAGTGATGGCTGGAACGATAACAGATGTAGTACGGAAAACTTCTGGATCTGCAAGAAGCCCTCgtccccctgccctggcccctga
- the LOC144290674 gene encoding CD209 antigen-like protein 2 isoform X2, with protein MAEMCDPKEPGDPEEEMFGGQRTTKKYTGLLRSSRSLPGCLTQAHLPLLLLLISLGFFMLLVTTLVQVDVSQKRTRSDLDEILQQLTWMNATLAGLCRPCPWKWELFQESCYFFSQTQNTWKESISACQNLRAQLVIINSTEEQKFLKSWNTRNNQRTWIGLSDHHNEGSWKWVDNTPLQLSFWKEGEPNNHGDEDCVELYSDGWNDNRCSTENFWICKKPSSPCPGP; from the exons atggCAGAGATGTGTGACCCCAAGGAGCCGGGTGACCCTG AAGAGGAGATGTTTGGGGGCCAGAGAACAACTAAAAAGTACACGGGACTACTCAGGAGCTCAAGGAGCTTGCCAG GGTGTCTGACCCAGGCCCATCTGCCTCTGCTGCTTCTTCTGATCTCTTTGGGTTTCTTCATGCTCCTGGTGACCACCCTGGTTCAAG TGGATGTTTCTCAGAAGCGGACACGATCAGACCTGGATGAGATCCTCCAGCAGCTAACCTGGATGAATGCCACCCTGG CTGGCCTGTGCCGCCCCTGTCCCTGGAAATGGGAACTCTTCCAGGAAAGCTGCTACTTCTTCTCCCAGACCCAAAACACCTGGAAAGAGTCCATCTCCGCATGTCAGAACTTGAGGGCCCAGCTGGTGATCATCAATAGCACAGAGGAGCAG aAATTTCTGAAGTCTTGGAATACGAGAAATAACCAGCGCACCTGGATTGGTCTCAGTGACCACCACAATGAGGGTTCCTGGAAATGGGTGGACAACACTCCCCTCCAACTCAG CTTCTGGAAAGAAGGGGAACCCAACAACCATGGAGACGAGGACTGTGTAGAATTGTACAGTGATGGCTGGAACGATAACAGATGTAGTACGGAAAACTTCTGGATCTGCAAGAAGCCCTCgtccccctgccctggcccctga
- the LOC144290674 gene encoding CD209 antigen-like protein 2 isoform X3 produces the protein MAEMCDPKEPGDPEEEMFGGQRTTKKYTGLLRSSRSLPGCLTQAHLPLLLLLISLGFFMLLVTTLVQVSRIRQSLQKETWDHQENPSQVDVSQKRTRSDLDEILQQLTWMNATLAGLCRPCPWKWELFQESCYFFSQTQNTWKESISACQNLRAQLVIINSTEEQKFLKSWNTRNNQRTWIGLSDHHNEGSWKWVDNTPLQLRGDSDGSGV, from the exons atggCAGAGATGTGTGACCCCAAGGAGCCGGGTGACCCTG AAGAGGAGATGTTTGGGGGCCAGAGAACAACTAAAAAGTACACGGGACTACTCAGGAGCTCAAGGAGCTTGCCAG GGTGTCTGACCCAGGCCCATCTGCCTCTGCTGCTTCTTCTGATCTCTTTGGGTTTCTTCATGCTCCTGGTGACCACCCTGGTTCAAG TCTCCAGGATTCGTCAATCCCTACAGAAAGAGACATGGGACCATCAGGAGAACCCCAGTCAAG TGGATGTTTCTCAGAAGCGGACACGATCAGACCTGGATGAGATCCTCCAGCAGCTAACCTGGATGAATGCCACCCTGG CTGGCCTGTGCCGCCCCTGTCCCTGGAAATGGGAACTCTTCCAGGAAAGCTGCTACTTCTTCTCCCAGACCCAAAACACCTGGAAAGAGTCCATCTCCGCATGTCAGAACTTGAGGGCCCAGCTGGTGATCATCAATAGCACAGAGGAGCAG aAATTTCTGAAGTCTTGGAATACGAGAAATAACCAGCGCACCTGGATTGGTCTCAGTGACCACCACAATGAGGGTTCCTGGAAATGGGTGGACAACACTCCCCTCCAACTCAG AGGTGATTCTGATGGAAGTGGTGTTTGA